Part of the Rhinoderma darwinii isolate aRhiDar2 chromosome 2, aRhiDar2.hap1, whole genome shotgun sequence genome, cccatctggagaggcctttgatagttgcatctgtgaatggactacctctgccagacccgattgtagctgtgaccacaccgctgaggctccaagtgggagccctccattccgaactcctctcgttctttgtcctggcaaaggctgtcaaccctgtgctgctgggcctgccctagctctgactacatgccccagtcctgtagGTAATGCTGTTCGGCATTACCTAccatttttatcggccgacactcggacccggtcgtgtgaatagagcctaaagttaGTGGATGACAcgccgtgtctctacacagtcggaagtgctgtcttagcaaagacatGGAGCGTCTATCATAGAGCACTTTCCCCCCCTGCTCctatctcgtcgtccacacctccTTCACTCTAGGATTTCACTGCCTGGCCGCCTTGGCGCTCTAACACACCCCCTCCTATGCATgccggagtgtcagccgcgagccatccgcaaatcacgggctgtgGGCCATTATTTTCAGAACactgccgtaataaggcttgcccgttctttctgcggtccagcctccggtgccatgcacggaccgtggaaatcagtcgtgtgcatggccccataggaatgaatggggccacagttatcccgtgaattttcgggggaattgcggccttatagtaaattatgtaagaaaaaaaagttttaccattgtttggcgTTTGCTGCACTGTAAGCCCcttttcacacagttttttgcaggcagaaaattctgcctaaaaattccatctggaattttaaggcagattttgatctcccGGCATGCCGTTTGCCACATATTTTAcaccgttttttgcccgcagccattAAGCGCCGCGGCCAAAaacagcgaaaaccgctttctccgcctctcatgtcaatgggaggttagaggagtaaacggccaaagatagggcatCTCACTTTTTTACCACGAGCCagttttaccgctcacgggaaaCGGGACATGTtcagtttgtggttttttttttgtttttttttttacacgttttgacgcggaaaccgcatcgaaaaactcgccaaaaaaagtcagaaaatggctcctattgatttaaatgggaggaggaggcgttttttttcctgtgagcggTAAAAGCAGGTCGCGGGACAAAGTGACATGCCCCATCTTGGGGAGTTTACATCtgacgtcccattgacatcaatgggaggcagagaaagcgtttttcctgcgtttttgcccgcggacAGTAATGCGGAAAGTGGCgtgcaggctggtcaaaatctgcctcaaaatttaagaccgaattttaaggcagaattttctgccagcaaaaaactcagtgtgaacagggcctaatacaggatctcttggaaccGATCCAGCAGCgggtgaggaaaatgtgctgactgcattgtgtgtaccaagatgtctcatataggtggagtgggcagacttgcatttatcaggctgtgaaaggggcgggggagggagatgggtgcctgtgcTTAGAtccgggatagatggaggcacaaaggataatgatgattattagtgtgtaagagtgtgcagggagggagctgcctgtaattagagcagggaacgatcctgtgaacatagaggggagcggcagtatgcaaatagctgagatgctttggaggaagggggggatacaactgtctcctcagatgcagcaggggattatggatatggtgggttacaagaccggaaacagacagcaaggggtgTAAATCAAAAaatagaaagagcagcagtgatggagatcaaacagaaactggttagaagtttaatagggggtattagggaaggcaaaccaaggctggggggacacttagaatttttttttcctggacaacccctttgctaAAGTTATTTAACTGgccttttttaaaggggttatccagggaccaaaaattgcattgcaataatatatttatgtgaaactaagtaacttcatGTACTttaaatttaaaattctgtacaaaatggtgcagttcaaacctcatgaattattcagtaAGTGCTagagcaaggggctgtcacatcgcctattgcttgagtccggaGCAGAGCTTCAGCTAGTGCTTTGCTCGGGACTGCAGCCCTGATCCAGACATCCATATTTGCTCAATTCAGGGTTTTCCTATGGCTGGAGCCCCCGATCAAAGTATCaactgatgctctgctccgggacaagcTTGCTCATTTCTAGGCTTACGCCAGCATTTACGCATGAAAGATAATAAAGCAAATTGAAAACCatcttaaaattaaataaaagtcacTTTTATTTGAAAACAAGTTATACAGTACAACAATCTACTTATGGGCCCAAAACTAATGTGAAATGTTATCAATGTTGCGAATAATCTGCTGTTCCTGCAGTAATTGACATAACAAGTGAACTTTAACCAGCTACTAAACTGCCTGAAGGGACAGATTCTTTTTTGATTATGAAAGaggcatgtatatatatgcaGGTGACTTTACACATACTTTTACTATACAGGACACTAATAGTTAACGAAAAAGATAGGAGGTAGCAATAGTACAAGCCAGGTTAAGTGGTAGGAGGTAGAAAATTACGTTTGTTTTCTTCCCtgactccatttaaaaaaaaaaaaaaagttactgcagTTAGCCCCAATTTCTCACATTCCAGATATGTCACACTAATGTTAGTTCAGGAAACATGGGTAACAGTTTGGTAGAATCCGCACCCATGTGTTTGTAACATGAAGCCATTGCTCACAGATGGGCACTAGGATGACCACAAGTGACCAGTGCTCCCTTTATTACAAAGCAGGCATCTTTACAGCTCAGATCTCAGCTTCCTGAACCCGTGGCAATGTAACGTGAGGTTTACCGCACGCATCTGAAATTTTAGGTTTTACATGAAGTTAGGCTTTAAACAGCATGTCTGTGGGGGACTAGTGTACATATAGTATACGGTTACTGGCAGAGAAGAGATACTAGCGAACTGGTTGGCATTATCAAGATAATACAAAAAGTTAGATGAACTTGACCCTTATTTGCCCCCAGCTTCCAATTAATTGGGCACCACCCTAAATATTAAAAGGAGCACTCCAATTTATTTGTTTTCATTTCCCTCTCCAATTGTAAATTTGTGTTTCAGTGGGCTGATGTGTGAAGAAATACTAACCAATCCGCGTATCACAacttttcgggtccagcgccacCCACGTGATCTTCatgctgacctggtctggaatcactgtgcTTTTGGGAAATAGCAttgctcccataggaatgcattgagagccagagtcccggttttctcaaaagcagcgattccagaccaggtaAGGATGTGATCACGTGGGGGGCGCTGGACCCAAAAACGTTGTGATACACAGatctaagtatttctgcacacagcaccccactgaaatacCAATGTACAAATAGAGGGGGggcggtaataaaaaaaaaaaattaaaaagcagagtgcttctttaaaggggttttccccatgagatacatttatgacacatcctcaggataggtcataaatgccagatagatgcgagtcccacctctgggacccgcgccTATCCCCAGAACAgggccctctaaaccccgttcagccgctgtgtTGCAACGCATGATGTGAATTCCAACCATATTAAAAAGTTATATGGTcccgagttacgaaaacagcgtagctcgctgagctatgcggtttccaTAAGTTCCTTTGAACTAAATAGTAGCTACGGAAAATGCGTAGCTGGCATGCACTACTGTGGGCGTTATAGAAACAGTGTAGctaagcaagctacgctgttttcataactcaacCATGTAACCTTTTTTTCTTGTTGGAATTCAgcacattcagccgcaacacggaGTGGCTGAACTGGGCTTAGGGAGCGCCGTTATGGAGATCATCCATCTGATATTTAATGACATGTCCTGAGGATCTATgtcaaatgtccttcatgggaaagccCCTAAGGCTGATTGTTTCAAAATCTACTAGTTCAATCATTCAAAAAAGCAGAGCCACGTTAGAGGATGCACACACATTGGAAGATCTATTTTCCTCTCGCTCAAACACCACTTACCAAAAACGGTAAGGATCCCAGCACAGGATAGAATGGAAACATTTCTAAAAGCCCTCTCGTGTTCAGGAAGCCTGGTCTCCCAGCTTGAACGCCACTTTGCACATCCTCGTGTTGGGCTGAATGCAATTTAGTATCCGCATTGTTGACAGGCACATATACCCCTTTTAAGATGCTGCCTTGAATATACGGGATTTAAAAGCACATCTAGCGTAAAGTTGAGCaactcacaataaaataattcatcTTATCAGTCCAGTACATCTCTATACAAACAAAATACAGGTTACTTAGTCACTCATAATGAAGTCAATGTtgtcggattttttttttttacatgattttAAAATTGTAAAGTTAGCACGGGGCGGGTAAAAGGAATAATATAAAATCAAGCAAACTGTATCTAACATGTAAAACAGCCGATCATTAAAAGTTTGGAACACGTTTGTGGTGATGGTAAAACACGACAGCCTCTTGAGCTGCTGGAAGATTTTAGAATTAGCGCAGCCGCCATTTATGGCAGTGCAGACATTAATACTGGAACAGCAATCACAGAAGCATtgcaaaaattaattttttttatgcccaGATTAGAGTTTCTCTGCCATGATCCATTCAAGGCCCTGGAGATTTCCAATGATTGACGTAATGTAGCAGCATCTTACTTAGTGGAAGTTGTCCATGGAAACCAGAATCCAAGCGTTGCGTATAGAGACCTGTTAAAACCTTCCAGTGGGTGGCAGCTGTATGGCCACATtagtcaatataaaaaaaatatatatatatatgtaaaacaaaTTAAAGACTATGGTTTATGGAAGGTTCCTTTTGAAAGATCAGAAAATGTATATGTTGATAGCATTAATAAGGCACATACTAATGTTCCAGCCAACTGAAGAATTAAAATTGCAACGTTTAGTTTGTCTGATGAATGGTTTCTCAGATCTGCtaggggggggaaaaaaaataaaataaaaaaaaaaaagtttcaaataagGCTAAGAAGTAAATCCTATCCTAACAGGAGATTACTGTGCAGTATCAGTGTCATGTGTTGACTGTGACCACTCAGGCCACAATCTTAAATGTTGCTTTCCTCTTCTTTTACAACATCGTCAGAATTCTGAGGAAGGACCGACAGTTCATTGCTGACTTTGCACTCAGCTTCCCCACCATTTGCCTCCTGGCTTTTCTTTTTCTCTTCAGCTTTTTCCTCCTTTGCTACGAGTCTGTAGTGGATGGTCATTCCAATAAAGAGGTAGATTGAAGCAATGATCAGCACTATCCCACAGGCTTGGTAAGTGTACTTGTAGTCTCCATAAATATCATTCAGTCTACCTAGAATTCAAAACAAGACCGATGTTTTAGGTCAATATTAGAATGCTTTGAAAATCTAAAGTTTGAGCTGAATTGATCAGGCATTTAATTTGTATAACAAATTAATTATTATTCTGGTTACCAGGAAGCAGTGCATCTTGGGACCTCAGATGACAAAAACCAACAAGATTGTTGATCTGCTCGCACATGGTTTATATTCAAAATCGGGTGGCAATTGTATGAAGGGGTGTATGGATGGCACCCTTCATACAACTGGTCAGCCAAGTGCCAGCCTCTTCCTACCCAATGATAGATCTCATTTGATAAGAGTGGGGCTAAAtgcctttttaaaaataaaaaaaagaaggaacAGAATTTGGAAAGCGGTTCTATGAAATACTCTGCacaggatttaaagaggctctgtcaccagattttcaaacacctatctcctattgcagcagatcggcgctgctatgtagataacagcaatgtttttttttttacaaaaactagcatttttggccaagttatgaccatttttatatttatgcaaatgagcctcttaagtacaactgggcgtgtttaaagttatgtccaagtgggcgtgtattgtgttcgttacatctgggcgtttttacttgttttactagctgggcgttgtgaatagaagtttatgatgctgacgaatcagcatcatccacatctcttcgttaccacccagcttctggcagttcagacacacagcgtgtcctcgctcatccgacgcgatgaagttcctgtgggaggaagtgagtgacgtcacagcgtgatctcgcgaggacacgctgtgtgtctgtgcactgccagaagctgggcgttgtgaatagaagtggatgatgctgatttgtcagcatcatacacttccattcacaatgccccgctagtaaaacaagtaaaaacgcccagatgtacacacaatacacgcccacttggacataactttaaacacgcccagttgtacttaaaggaacagtgtcatggcaaataattttttaatatgttaaagatgttagtgctgtaataaaaacgtttgtattcatttgtgtgtttgtgttttactgtttcttatttttacactttttcttccctatgggggctgccattttttgttccatttctgtgtgtgtcgattaacgacacacacagacatggagtacggcagccacagtcccacagggactgtgaacggctcccgtcccattcacgtccgtgtacggcgtctgtgtgggaactgcgcatgcgccgctcccacacagtcctattcgaaattggcgccgtccggcgccattttcctgtggaccggaagtcgcggccggactgtaatactactacttccggtcgcggcttccggacttgtgcacatggaacagcggcagcaaagggagcggacgggccggagggagccgcggcggcaggagcaggtaagcgatttcaatgtatgttagtgtttgtgtgtgtttactactgtatgtaaacctactacactgtgggttacctcaaaaaatggcgacacacagtgtaggaggttaaacctttcaaacccctcgtttatcccggcactagccaggataaaggagggggggatgctgagagctcactagagcgagagcttttaacccaatgttgcaatgctgcaattttgggaactagctccaactagctccatctagtgaccaaaaatgggtagtattataaatttgaaaaaatttataatatttcctgactcgcgaaaaaaataaaaaaaatttgaacaatgtttaatcacccacacactaaatgtttaaatttaaaaaaaaaaacatgtttttggggcgacaccatgcctttaagaaaggctcatttgcataaatataaaaatggtcataactttgccaaaaatgctcgttttaaaaaaaaaacaaaaaaaacaaacgttacggttatctacattgcagcgccgatccgctgcaataggagataggggtttgaaaatctggtgacagagcctctttaaatcagtgAAGTATTTGCAGTAAAGCATAATTGCACTTTATAACTAAGTGACTGATAAATCTATACAATTTAAAGAAGTTATTTTCCTTACCTAAAAGGGGTGGTCCAAGGAGGACAGGGCAACATTCTACAATGGTCACCAGTCCAACAGCGCTTGAAAATCTCTGTGCACCAACCAAGTCCATCAAAGTCTCAAAAAGGACagagctaagccaaccaaaagcaAATCCAAAGAAGGCAGCATATATAGCAAAGCCAAGATAATCTGTCGATATGGGAGCCAAGAGGTGGCACACCCCATTGTACAGCACAGCTGTGGCAAAGAAATACTGAATCTTTGGTCTCACCAATTTGGTATTTGCAATAAGTCCCATGGATGGTCTTGCAACCATATCTACAAAAGCGAGAATGGAAAGCAAGAAGGCAGCACGCTCATTTGAAATATTCTTGCTTTTTGCATAATTGCTCAGGAAGACTAAAGGTGCAAAGAGTCCAAAGAACATAATAGTGTGCCCAGAAAGGTAAATCAAAAATCCACGATGAGTAAAAAGGGAAAAGTCCAAGAATTTGTTGATGGTCTGGAAAAAGGTTGGCTTTGTTTTTGCCTTGCCATCaattagatctttgttggcatccCCATCATCTTTTGAGGCGCATTTTCCAGCTTCTTCCAAAACCTCCTTGGTCACTTTCTTTTTCAAGTCCTCAGGTTTTGGCCCAATGGGACGCATTAATGAACCAGCGACACAACAGTTCAGCAGAAGTCCACCCAGGATCAAGAAGCTTCCTCTCCATCCAAAGATGCTATAAAAGTACTGATTCATGGGCGCAAGTGTTGACAAAAATACAGGGCTTCCTGCCATCGCAAGTCCATTAGCTATTGGCCTCCGCTTAAAGAAATATTTGCCAATCATTGTTAGTGATGGATTCAAATTAAACGCCAGACCAAAtcctggggagaaaaaaaaaaaagccaaataaaataaataaatcgtgTCTGCCATACACTGTACAGGAGAATATGGCTATCCTATCTATCACATAAATAGAAGCTGCATCAGTATGGAAaagattacacagcagtaatgagcaatgtatctgagaatccagcactggggtgacacacAGCTCTTACCAGCAGCACATCTGTGTCTCACTTTGCTCCCTCCtcctagacttctataggcaggatGTAAAGAGGCACCCCCCACCTATACTCAATTCCTGCAGTCGGTCTCCTCTGTAACTAGAGGCTAAAGGGATGGACAGCAATttccaggaagggagacacctaatgGCAGTAATGTCACACTGACTTTGCATGGAGAAAACATCTTAATTTCAAAAGTAGAATTAAAAAAAGTTGATAGacctcaggtatactattagattatcaTAAGTTGTGTGAAAAGTTAGTGTACATATAAAAAGAGGAGTTTGTAATCACTAAGTCTATCAAACCATTTTCATTTAGTAAATTAATAACTTGGACGAACGTAGATATGGAAATTCACAAACTACTCCTTAACTACATATTAAAATATCTATTTAATTTCACTTTATTGATGCATAGCAGAAAGCGAAAACAATCCTCTGGTGAATACCTTTATGTACATTCAAGCAGTGTAGTCAAATCACTACACTGCTTGAATGTACATAAAGCTCCTATATTTCACTAGGGCTCCACGACGAGACACGTTAATTGTAGTAAAATTGCTGCAACTCGCAGGTGACTTCAATGCTTCCCTATGAAAggggtaaaacaaaaaaaaaaaaaaaaactgaccggGTCGGATTTTTTGCGATTGCGCCTTAAATGGTttcttatgggattaaaaaaaaaaaaaaaaaagttacattgccCCTAGTTTACGGCAATGGCACAATTTTACCACAAATTGCCAGCAACTGTATGGTTGCGGAGAACTGCGGGACTATTCTACAATAATGCAGTCACACAAATGAATGGGGGTTTTCACTACAGTCATCGCAAACATTGACGTTTTACACCAGGATAACACAAAAGGGTCTGTGACAGGGGCCTGCTCCATTTCAGGTTCCCTTGAAAGATAAGAGTTTACATAGGAAATGTAATTTGGAAATTAGGTCGCCAGTTAGCATGCAATCTTACATAAACGCCTGCCACTTGCATAGCTAGGACTGCATGTGCCTAGTCCGAGATTAAGAGTATCTTGCACTTTATGCTATCTAAAACTTCAAGCTATTCTAGGCAAAGATACTAAACACTAGACCTTTGTATTCTTGATCAGAGTATATGTAGATTGTATCGTTtgtaaagaggaaaaaaaaatacatacatacaaacaaacatatatacacccaCCGCCAATAACACCAATACAAAAGTATAGTTCAGTCACAGTATTACAGAATGAGGCTGCGATCAGGCCAGTGCCTGCAAGAACGCCACCAAAAATCATAATGGGTCTGCTTCCATATTTGTTCACCAACACACTGCTTAAGGGACCTAAGAAAGTagggacaaaaaaacaaacaaacattgtaTCAGAACACATCACATAAAAGGCAACTTTAAGTTAAAATGTGACAGATGTTAAGGGAAAAAGAGCATCTTAAAGTGCATGGTACATCTCAGAAAGCCCTTGTGACATTGGCAGTCAGGTCTACAGGACTGATTATTTTTAGTTAAGCAAGGGCTAGGGTGAAAAGGATTCATTGGTGCTTAAACATTGTAATGGTTGAGAACTTACACGTGCCTGGAACGCCCCAGCACGCAACATGAGCAGATTCTTGTTCATTAACAGCATGTGGTATGGCTTCTATGAAAAGCAACGTAATGAGAACCTAAACACTGCTGACTCAGTCACAGGTCACCAGTTCCTATAGCCTGTATTAAAAAGTTACAATGTAACAGATAATTAGTTTCCATTTAAAAAGCAACTCACTGAAGAGTTTTACCATAGAGCATATGGATCTAGATCACCATCCACATCCCAAGTGATGTCAATAGTAGCAGTTGTGGACTGGGATTTGGATCTGCACAATGTCCCAATGACAAAGTGAACCACTTGGGTATAGAGGAGGAAGTGCTGCACTAAATGGGTTCTCTAAcaattagaggctctgtcaccagtttataacttcctaatctaataggccctttaatgtagataagtaatgtgtttgttttttttaaagacttctttttttacatttatctcctaacctgtggatatgtgataaatgttagaggctctgtcatcagtttataacggccctatcttctacctaataggTGCTTCAAAGTagagaagtgttttttttaaaaaaaacgtttattttcgacagttatgagcattttaagtgttctgCAAATTTGTGCCCAAGtgggcatttttcttttttttagtcttgaccaagtgggcgtagtaaagagaagtgtatgacgcggaccaaagaaaacaaaaaaaaaaaacccacttgggcattaagagccAATTTGCATAATACTTAAAATACTCAactgtcaaaaataaaagttttaaaaaaaaatacttatctACATTGAAGCAcctattaggtagaagatagggccgttataaactggtgacatttatcacatatccacaggttaggagataaatgtatgatcgctgggggccccaccgatcTCCAGACGCCCTTTCCTCCTCACtcacagtgaggaggattttgaatggagcggtggtcatgCATATGCGCTGCCGTtcaattcaatgtctatggggcccaGCGGAAGCAGCAGAGCACTGCACTTGGCTGTCtccatcagccccatagacattgaatggagcagtaatGCGCATTTGcggctgccactccattcaaaactGCAATTGTGCAGCGAGAAGGAACAGGAGACCGGACCCTCGTTCTAGAGATCGATTTAAATAGTTATGaacatttctttaaccccttaaggacgcagcctagttttggccttaaggctcagagcccatttttcaaatctgacatatttcactttatgtggtaataacgtcggaatgcttaaacctacccaagcgattctgagattgttttctcgtgacacattgggcttcatgttcgtggtaaaatttggtcgatatattcagtgtttattggtgaaaaagtgcaaaatgtagagaaaatttaaatgcatctgcttgtaaaacagacggttatatcacccaaaatagttactagttcacatttcccatatgtctactttagattggcatcgttttttgaacattttatttttcttggacgttacaaggcttagaacataaacagcaatttctcatatttttaagaaaatttcaaaagccttttttttaaggtacctcttgagttctgaagtggctttgtggggcctatgtattagaaaccctgataaaacaccccattttaaaaactagacccctcaaagtattcaaaacagcagttaaaaagttttttaacccttcaggcatttcacaggaattaaagcaaagtggaggtgaaatttgcaaatttcatttttcttgctgaatttcaattttattcatttttttttctgtaacacagaaggttttaccagagaaacactactaaatatgtattgtccagattctgcaggttttagaaatgtcccacatgtggccctactgcgctcgtggactaaaacacaagccctagaagcaaagaagcacctagtgcattttgagtcctcttttttattagaatatattttaggcagcatgccaggtttgaagaggtgttgaggtgtcaaaacagtaggaatcccccaatagtgaccccattttggaaactacacccctcaaggaattcatttagggttgttgttaccattttgaccgcacagttttttcacagcacgtatttgaattgggctctgaaatgaaaaaaatgtcattttttcaaataaaatgtcatttgtgatcaaaatttcttattttcacagggaacaaaataccccattttgttgcccaatttgtccttagtgtggcaataccccatttatggtgataaactgccgtttgggcccatgggagggctcagaaggaaaggagcgctatatgt contains:
- the SLC16A1 gene encoding monocarboxylate transporter 1; its protein translation is MPPAIGGPVGYTPPEGGWGWAVVVGAFVSIGFSYAFPKSITVFFKDIEVIFGATSSEVSWISSIMLAVMYAGGPLSSVLVNKYGSRPIMIFGGVLAGTGLIAASFCNTVTELYFCIGVIGGFGLAFNLNPSLTMIGKYFFKRRPIANGLAMAGSPVFLSTLAPMNQYFYSIFGWRGSFLILGGLLLNCCVAGSLMRPIGPKPEDLKKKVTKEVLEEAGKCASKDDGDANKDLIDGKAKTKPTFFQTINKFLDFSLFTHRGFLIYLSGHTIMFFGLFAPLVFLSNYAKSKNISNERAAFLLSILAFVDMVARPSMGLIANTKLVRPKIQYFFATAVLYNGVCHLLAPISTDYLGFAIYAAFFGFAFGWLSSVLFETLMDLVGAQRFSSAVGLVTIVECCPVLLGPPLLGRLNDIYGDYKYTYQACGIVLIIASIYLFIGMTIHYRLVAKEEKAEEKKKSQEANGGEAECKVSNELSVLPQNSDDVVKEEESNI